Proteins encoded by one window of Toxotes jaculatrix isolate fToxJac2 chromosome 22, fToxJac2.pri, whole genome shotgun sequence:
- the podxl gene encoding podocalyxin isoform X1, whose translation MIKYIWEKKRAETGTRATMRISWLLLSLSMLFGSVCPDNTTPVVSTVTAGTLTTGAGSPSGADPTVNSQTTSVTLVTAAASTQKEAPITSTTVDPLTTADTQVPIQTEPITVINPSSQISVSSVPAIVTNPSNPAATFSTPTIPGTAVTTATTVAAAVTVNSGGSSGAAATTSVGVQTPETPINSKTSRTEKPFTLRGNLHNVENITKASTESVAHSTIAPKMNEGDVEKTTVTVTRNGQTSPSAQEPPGNLGTTGTLPTLTKTGSDVRGNLTGATSPQTNTTAEPQSYVFQYTLNSKPEKEGDKKLAEVCNRLMEHWEDGNCTLVWRQSNGKVRFDLVEINGKVRTSLATQYYEELSMVKNATDNKTLIAILSSCGALLIMIVILTVCASHHRKPYSENQQHLTEELHTVENGYHDNPTLEVMEVPPEMQEKKVALNGEFNDSWIVPIDNLLKEDVPDEEDTHL comes from the exons ATGATAAAATACATCTGGGAGAAGAAACGAGCAGAAACCGGGACGAGAGCAACAATGAGGATCTCGTGGCTGCTGCTTTCACTCA GCATGCTGTTTGGCAGTGTCTGTCCAGACAACACCACTCCTGTGGTTTCTACAGTCACAGCTGGGACATTGACTACCGGTGCTGGTAGCCCATCTGGGGCTGACCCAACTGTTAACAGTCAAACCACATCAGTTACACTTGTTACTGCTGCCGCCTCTACGCAAAAAGAGGCACCAATAACGTCAACTACTGTGGACCCCCTGACGACCGCAGACACCCAAGTCCCCATTCAAACAGAACCAATCACAGTAATCAACCCATCGTCTCAGATTAGCGTCTCTAGTGTCCCTGCTATTGTGACGAATCCTTCCAACCCTGCCGCTACCTTCAGCACCCCCACGATCCCGGGTACAGCAGTCACAACAGCTACAACAGTTGCAGCAGCCGTAACAGTCAACAGCGGCGGCAGCTCAGGAGCAGCAGCCACCACTTCTGTCGGAGTACAGACACCCGAAACCCCAATAAACAGTAAAACCTCCAGGACTGAAAAGCCTTTCACGCTACGAGGAAATCTTCATAATGTGGAGAACATTACAAAGGCCTCAACAGAGTCCGTGGCTCACAGCACTATCGCTCCCAAAATGAACGAAGGAG ATGTCGAGAAAACAACTGTGACTGTTACAAGAAATGGGCAGACATCACCAAGCGCCCAAGAGCCACCTGGGAACCTAGGGACCACCGGTACCTTGCCCACCCTGACCAAAACAGGATCCGATGTTCGTGGGAACCTAACTGGAGCTACGTCCCCGCAAACCAACACCACTGCTGAACCTCAGTCATATGTGTTTCAG TATACTCTAAACAGCAAACCTGAG aaagagggagataaaAAGCTGGCAGAGGTGTGCAATCGGCTGATGGAGCATTGGGAAGATGGAAACTGCACCTTGGTATGGAGGCAAAGCAACGGCAAAGTAAGGTTTGACCTTGTGGAGATAAATGGCAAAG TGCGAACCAGCCTAGCCACCCAGTATTATGAAGAGCTCTCCATGGTAAAG AACGCGACAGATAATAAAACCCTGATCGCCATCTTGTCCTCCTGTGGCGCTCTGCTCATCATGATTGTCATCCTCACCGTCTGTGCCTCCCACCACCGCAAACCGTACAGCGAGAACCAG CAACATCTTACGGAGGAGCTGCACACGGTGGAGAACGGTTACCACGACAACCCCACACTGGAGGTGATGGAGGTGCCGCCGGAGATGCAGGAAAAGAAGGTGGCACTGAATGGAGAGTTCAATGACAGCTGGATTGTCCCCATCGACAACCTCCTGAAGGAGGACGTACCTGATGAGGAGGACACCCACCTGTAA
- the mkln1 gene encoding muskelin: MAVVPESRVLTFSVFKWSSYSSTYLPENILVDKPNDQSSRWSSESNYPPQFLILKMERPAIVQSITFGKYEKTHVCNLKKFKVFGGMSEENMTELLSSGLKNDYNKETFTLKHKIDEQMFPCRFVKIVPLMSWGPSFNFSIWYIELHGIEDPDVVQPCLNWYSKYREQEAIRLCLKHFRQHNYTEAFESLQKKTRIALEHPMLTHLHDRLVLHGDFDACEELIDKAVREGLFNQYISQQEYKPRWSQIIPKCNKGTSTQEINRDDMNGDGDDNRPGMRGGHQMVIDVQTETVYLFGGWDGTQDLADFWAYSVQENQWACISRDTEKESGPSARSCHKMCIDSQRRQIYTLGRYLDSSVRNSKSLKSDFYRYDIDANTWTLLSEDTSADGGPKLVFDHQMCMDSEKHMIYTFGGRILTCNGSVEDSRMSEPQFSGLYAYHCQAGTWSLLREDSCNAGPEDVQSRIGHCMLFHTRNRCLYVFGGQRSKTYLNDFFSYDVDGDHVEIISDGTKKDSGMVPMTGFTQRATIDPELNEIHVLSGLSKDKDKREENVRNSFWIYDIARNNWSCVYKNDQAVKENPSKTLQEEEPCPRFAHQLVYDEMHKVHYLFGGNPGKSCSPKMRLDDFWSLKLCRPSKEYLLRHCRYLIRKYRFEEKAQSEPLSALKYLQNDLSLTVDHTDPDETKEFQLLPSALFKSSSDFIPLGFSDVDQTYAQRTQLFDTLVSFFPDSMTPPKGNLVDLITL, translated from the exons ATGGCTGTTGTTCCTGAGAGCAGAGTTCTGACTTTCAGCGTTTTTAAGTGGAGCTCGTACTCCTCTACATATTTACCTGA gaATATCCTGGTGGACAAACCTAATGATCAGTCTTCCAGGTGGTCTTCTGAGAGCAACTACCCTCCACAG TTTTTAATCTTGAAAATGGAAAGGCCGGCAATTGTTCAGAGCATCACCTTCGGCAAGTACGAGAAGACTCACGTCTGCAACCTGAAGAAGTTTAAAGTGTTTGGTGGGATGAGTGAAGAGAACATGACAGAGCTTTTGTCCAG TGGCCTTAAGAATGACTACAACAAGGAAACGTTCACCTTAAAGCACAAGATTGACGAGCAGATGTTCCCCTGCAGATTTGTCAAAATAG tgccTCTGATGTCTTGGGGTCCTAGTTTTAACTTCAGCATCTGGTACATTGAGCTGCATGGTATTGAAGATCCTGATGTGGTGCAGCCCTGCCTTAACTGGTACAGCAAG TACAGAGAACAAGAAGCCATCCGCCTTTGCCTCAAGCACTTCCGACAGCATAACTACACAGAGGCCTTCGAGTCACTGCAGAAGAAGACTCGGATAGCACTGGAACACCCCATGCTCACCCACCTTCACGACCGGCTGGTGCTGCATGGAGACTTCGATGCCTGTGAGGAGCTGATAGACAAAGCTGTGAGAG AGGGTTTGTTTAACCAGTATATCAGCCAGCAGGAATACAAGCCCAGGTGGAGTCAAATCATCCCCAAATGCAACAAAGGTACAAGCACCCAAGAAATCAACCGAGACGACATGAACG GTGACGGTGACGACAACAGGCCGGGCATGAGGGGAGGACATCAAATGGTCATTGACGTCCAGACTG AGACCGTGTACCTTTTTGGGGGCTGGGACGGCACACAAGACCTGGCTGACTTCTGGGCTTACAGCGTCCAGGAGAATCAGTGGGCCTGCATCTCCAGAGACACTGAGAAAGAG AGCGGCCCAAGTGCTCGTTCCTGCCACAAAATGTGCATTGACTCCCAGCGGCGCCAAATCTACACACTGGGCCGGTATCTGGACTCCAGCGTCCGGAACAGCAAGTCCCTGAAGAGTGATTTCTACCGTTACGACATCGACGCCAACACCTGGACGCTACTCAGCGAGGACACATCAGCCGACGGAGGGCCGAAGTTGGTGTTTGACCACCAG ATGTGCATGGACTCAGAGAAGCACATGATCTACACGTTCGGGGGTCGGATCCTGACGTGTAACGGCAGCGTGGAGGACAGCCGGATGTCAGAGCCTCAGTTCAGCGGGCTGTACGCCTACCACTGCCAGGCCGGGACATGGAGCCTCCTGCGGGAAGATTCATGTAACGCCGGGCCAGAGGACGTTCAGTCCCGCATTGGGCACTGCATGCTTTTCCACACT AGAAACCGCTGTTTGTATGTGTtcggaggtcagaggtcaaagacGTACCTCAATGATTTCTTTAGCTATGATGTAGATGGAGACCATGTAGAGATCATATCTGATGGCACCAAGAAGGACTCAGGCATGG TGCCAATGACAGGTTTTACCCAGAGAGCCACCATTGATCCTGAGCTCAATGAGATCCACGTACTGTCGGGCCTCAGCAAGGACAAAGACAAACGTGAGGAGAATGTCCGTAACTCCTTCTGGATCTATGACATCGCCCGCAACAACTG GTCATGTGTGTATAAGAACGATCAGGCAGTGAAAGAAAACCCAAGCAAGaccctgcaggaggaggagccatGTCCACGCTTTGCACATCAGCTGGTGTATGATGAGATGCacaag gtgcATTACCTGTTCGGTGGAAACCCTGGGAAGTCTTGTTCTCCCAAGATGCGCCTGGATGACTTCTGGTCCCTCAAACTGTGTCGGCCCTCTAAGGAGTACCTACTCCGTCACTGCAGATACCTCATCAGAAAATACAg GTTTGAGGAGAAAGCCCAGTCAGAGCCACTGAGTGCACTGAAGTACCTTCAGAACGATCTTTCCCTCACTGTGGACCACACAGACCCTGATGAGACCAAAGAG tttcagctccTCCCGTCAGCTCTCTTCAAGTCCAGCTCTGATTTCATCCCTCTTG GTTTCTCAGACGTTGACCAGACGTACGCTCAGCGGACGCAGCTCTTTGACACGCTCGTCAGCTTCTTCCCGGACAGTATGACCCCGCCCAAGGGCAACCTGGTGGACCTCATCACCCTCTAG
- the podxl gene encoding podocalyxin isoform X2 yields the protein MIKYIWEKKRAETGTRATMRISWLLLSLSMLFGSVCPDNTTPVVSTVTAGTLTTGAGSPSGADPTVNSQTTSVTLVTAAASTQKEAPITSTTVDPLTTADTQVPIQTEPITVINPSSQISVSSVPAIVTNPSNPAATFSTPTIPGTAVTTATTVAAAVTVNSGGSSGAAATTSVGVQTPETPINSKTSRTEKPFTLRGNLHNVENITKASTESVAHSTIAPKMNEGDVEKTTVTVTRNGQTSPSAQEPPGNLGTTGTLPTLTKTGSDVRGNLTGATSPQTNTTAEPQSYVFQYTLNSKPEKEGDKKLAEVCNRLMEHWEDGNCTLVWRQSNGKVRFDLVEINGKVRTSLATQYYEELSMNATDNKTLIAILSSCGALLIMIVILTVCASHHRKPYSENQQHLTEELHTVENGYHDNPTLEVMEVPPEMQEKKVALNGEFNDSWIVPIDNLLKEDVPDEEDTHL from the exons ATGATAAAATACATCTGGGAGAAGAAACGAGCAGAAACCGGGACGAGAGCAACAATGAGGATCTCGTGGCTGCTGCTTTCACTCA GCATGCTGTTTGGCAGTGTCTGTCCAGACAACACCACTCCTGTGGTTTCTACAGTCACAGCTGGGACATTGACTACCGGTGCTGGTAGCCCATCTGGGGCTGACCCAACTGTTAACAGTCAAACCACATCAGTTACACTTGTTACTGCTGCCGCCTCTACGCAAAAAGAGGCACCAATAACGTCAACTACTGTGGACCCCCTGACGACCGCAGACACCCAAGTCCCCATTCAAACAGAACCAATCACAGTAATCAACCCATCGTCTCAGATTAGCGTCTCTAGTGTCCCTGCTATTGTGACGAATCCTTCCAACCCTGCCGCTACCTTCAGCACCCCCACGATCCCGGGTACAGCAGTCACAACAGCTACAACAGTTGCAGCAGCCGTAACAGTCAACAGCGGCGGCAGCTCAGGAGCAGCAGCCACCACTTCTGTCGGAGTACAGACACCCGAAACCCCAATAAACAGTAAAACCTCCAGGACTGAAAAGCCTTTCACGCTACGAGGAAATCTTCATAATGTGGAGAACATTACAAAGGCCTCAACAGAGTCCGTGGCTCACAGCACTATCGCTCCCAAAATGAACGAAGGAG ATGTCGAGAAAACAACTGTGACTGTTACAAGAAATGGGCAGACATCACCAAGCGCCCAAGAGCCACCTGGGAACCTAGGGACCACCGGTACCTTGCCCACCCTGACCAAAACAGGATCCGATGTTCGTGGGAACCTAACTGGAGCTACGTCCCCGCAAACCAACACCACTGCTGAACCTCAGTCATATGTGTTTCAG TATACTCTAAACAGCAAACCTGAG aaagagggagataaaAAGCTGGCAGAGGTGTGCAATCGGCTGATGGAGCATTGGGAAGATGGAAACTGCACCTTGGTATGGAGGCAAAGCAACGGCAAAGTAAGGTTTGACCTTGTGGAGATAAATGGCAAAG TGCGAACCAGCCTAGCCACCCAGTATTATGAAGAGCTCTCCATG AACGCGACAGATAATAAAACCCTGATCGCCATCTTGTCCTCCTGTGGCGCTCTGCTCATCATGATTGTCATCCTCACCGTCTGTGCCTCCCACCACCGCAAACCGTACAGCGAGAACCAG CAACATCTTACGGAGGAGCTGCACACGGTGGAGAACGGTTACCACGACAACCCCACACTGGAGGTGATGGAGGTGCCGCCGGAGATGCAGGAAAAGAAGGTGGCACTGAATGGAGAGTTCAATGACAGCTGGATTGTCCCCATCGACAACCTCCTGAAGGAGGACGTACCTGATGAGGAGGACACCCACCTGTAA